A window of Macrotis lagotis isolate mMagLag1 chromosome X, bilby.v1.9.chrom.fasta, whole genome shotgun sequence contains these coding sequences:
- the LOC141496859 gene encoding secreted Ly-6/uPAR-related protein 1-like encodes MQPPPSVCTMPKTVLVVLLLAVITLPLGGSLRCFSCSKPTFLSLCSDVVNCSAADRWCQTIELSLQTGYPFMHERTVQRGCMPSCVPTDADAIGESQPIFCCNTDLCLDNGGLVPQGSGLILTGFLFVLLSVG; translated from the exons ATGCAACCCCCTCCTTCGGTGTGCACCATGCCCAAGACTGTTCTGGTTGTTCTCCTGCTGGCTGTGATCACCCTGCCCCTAG GTGGTTCTCTAAGATGCTTCTCGTGCTCCAAACCCACattcctctctctctgttctgATGTAGTCAACTGTTCAGCTGCAGACAGATGGTGTCAAACCATAGAGCTGTCTCTACAAACTG GTTATCCCTTCATGCATGAGAGGACGGTTCAGCGAGGGTGTATGCCCTCCTGTGTCCCCACAGATGCCGATGCCATTGGAGAATCCCAGCCCATATTTTGCTGCAACACTGACTTGTGTCTTGACAATGGTGGCCTGGTGCCCCAAGGGTCTGGCCTCATCCTGACTGGATTCCTGTTTGTTCTGCTCAGTGTTGGttga